In a single window of the Drosophila albomicans strain 15112-1751.03 chromosome 3, ASM965048v2, whole genome shotgun sequence genome:
- the LOC117571356 gene encoding spermatogenesis associated 6-like protein, with the protein MSHKRFYVRLELQLHALTCPGVWLCSHGYLEATVKTLGYYFRTGAMEPRFPMLCHDHFNMEGYFKSVDSLEKMREMLNAEQLEITLWQNGRRLAYYIGKLADVMQPPIPRLSCAHDHNVQLLMKATTAFPGILAPKVELSAELQTQDKQRNSCHIDLQRPLNNRHVESRCLSRLEMPRKQQAVCHAKQSNCWPSSASCSYSTSPGSRRLSTCSNSTQLSADSQTSSWTQCSHATTTDLGGTTEHQSSSCHICQAYSRLFGHV; encoded by the exons ATGTCGCACAAGAGATTCTATGTGCGACTCGAGCTGCAGCTTCACGCG CTCACTTGTCCAGGGGTTTGGCTCTGCTCACACGGTTATCTAGAGGCAACTGTCAAGACACTTGGATATTATTTTCGCACAGGCGCCATGGAGCCTCGATTTCCCATGCTGTGTCACGACCACTTCAACATGGAGGGCTACTTCAAGAGCGTCGACTCGCTGGAGAAGATGCGTGAGATGCTGAACGCCGAGCAGCTTGAGATAACATTGTGGCAAAACGGAAGACGCTTAGCCTACTACATAGGCAAGCTAGCCGATGTGATGCAACCGCCCATTCCACGCCTCAGCTGTGCCCACGATCACAATGTGCAGCTGCTGATGAAAGCGACGACGGCTTTTCCAGGCATTCTGGCACCCAAGGTGGAGCTCTCAGCTGAACTGCAGACGCAGGACAAACAGCGCAACAGCTGCCACATTGATCTGCAGCGTCCACTAAACAATCGCCATGTGGAGAGCCGTTGCCTAAGTCGCTTGGAGATGCCTCGCAAGCAACAAGCTGTGTGTCATGCCAAGCAATCTAATTGCTGGCCCAGCAGCGCAAGCTGCAGTTACTCCACATCCCCAGGCAGCCGGAGACTGTCGACGTGTTCGAACAGTACACAGTTGAGTGCAGATTCACAGACCTCAAGCTGGACGCAGTGCAGCCACGCGACTACGACGGACTTGGGTGGCACAACAGAGCACCAGAGCAGCAGTTGTCACATTTGTCAGGCTTACAGTCGCCTATTTGGCCAtgtttaa
- the LOC117571358 gene encoding protein Gemin2 — protein MQTEEESFQLQALEIQEPDENFDPEKQPQTGEEYLMHMLYERKRCPAIVTKRSAKIKSDVCNNIEMVASPPLPPHKCLLPTPEWRNVQVKSFQEARQRVTTLRGELDAQHYDQKVEPPLTTDAAKWLQFCQQQQPLLSTLLRLSQNDLELLLELLSKWLQPEQESSDDPSTSASAQSVDLWRDTWLARWLYATLVCLHLPLEPHVFSTLRCIGRAAVLHRNVLQETELERAAPYNLIITLIAQVFAQSDFAVYL, from the exons ATGCAAACCGAAGAGGAATCGTTTCAGCTGCAAGCATTGGAAATACAGGAGCCAGATGAAAACTTTGATCCCGAGAAGCAGCCGCAGACCGGTGAGGAGTATCTAATGCACATGCTCTACGAACGCAAACGTTGCCCAGCTATTGTGACCAAACGTTCCGCCAAAATTAAAAGCGATGTATGCAACAACATCGAAATGGTTGCAAGC CCGCCACTGCCACCGCACAAGTGCCTGCTGCCAACGCCAGAGTGGCGCAATGTTCAAGTCAAGAGTTTCCAGGAGGCGCGTCAACGTGTCACCACCTTGCGCGGCGAGCTGGATGCCCAGCATTATGACCAAAAAGTGGAGCCACCATTGACTACAGATGCCGCAAAATGGTTGCAGTtctgccagcaacaacagccgctGCTGAGCACCTTGCTTCGTCTAAGCCAAAACGACTTGGAGCTTTTGCTAGAGCTGCTCTCCAAGTGGCTGCAACCGGAGCAGGAGTCCAGTGATGATCCCAGCACCTCGGCCAGCGCGCAATCCGTTGATTTATGGCGCGACACTTGGCTAGCACGATGGCTTTATGCCACCCTGGTGTGTCTGCATCTGCCGCTGGAGCCGCACGTGTTCAGCACTTTGCGTTGTATTGGACGCGCCGCTGTGCTGCATCGAAATGTGTTGCAAGAGACGGAACTGGAACGTGCAGCGCCTTACAATCTCATCATTACACTCATTGCCCAAGTCTTTGCGCAGTCTGATTTTGCTGTCTATCTTTAA